A window from Rana temporaria chromosome 8, aRanTem1.1, whole genome shotgun sequence encodes these proteins:
- the LOC120908999 gene encoding small proline-rich protein 2B-like, whose protein sequence is MSGIKGKCVAQKIQCQDPCKPCQNVVVCKDPCQDPCKPHHHHHGTVYVRQQDPCNPCNPCVVACCPDPCDPCHGQGHICCDK, encoded by the exons ATGTCTGGAATCAAAGGAAAATGTGTTGCCCAGAAGATCCAATGCCAAGATCCATGCAAACCTTGCCAAAACGTAGTAGTCTGCAAAGATCCATGCCAAGACC CTTGTAAGCCTCACCATCATCACCATGGCACCGTCTATGTTCGCCAACAAG ATCCATGCAATCCATGCAACCCTTGTGTTGTTGCCTGTTGTCCTGATCCTTGTGATCCTTGCCACGGCCAAGGACATATCTGCTGTGATAAATAA
- the LOC120908998 gene encoding outer dense fiber protein 1-like, which translates to MSGIKGKCVAQKIQCQDPCKPCQNVVVCKDPCQDPCKPHHHHHGNVHVHQQDPCNPCNPCVVPCCPDPCDACHSQGHFCCDK; encoded by the exons ATGTCTGGAATCAAAGGGAAATGTGTTGCCCAGAAGATCCAATGCCAAGATCCATGCAAACCTTGCCAAAACGTAGTAGTCTGCAAAGATCCATGCCAAGACC CATGTAAGCCTCACCATCATCACCATGGAAATGTCCATGTTCACCAACAAG ATCCATGCAATCCATGCAACCCTTGTGTTGTCCCCTGTTGTCCTGATCCGTGTGATGCTTGCCACAGCCAAGGACATTTCTGCTGTGATAAATGA